The following proteins are encoded in a genomic region of Spirosoma sp. SC4-14:
- a CDS encoding alpha/beta hydrolase produces MPILHVETEPGFFITAEAYGNPKHRPVLLLHGGGQTRYSWGDTAKFLADAGWYAIAPDARGHGDSDWSAEGHYTLDYLASDLRAIVAQLDRKPAIVGASMGGMTALIAEGERPPGSEPICTAIVLVDIAPRAEQKGIERIFTFMSKNLDGFASLDEAAEAVAAYLPHRPRPADHSRLEKNLRFRNGRYYWHWDPTMLTLWRNNTRPDQQIRTEERLYRAAQALTVPTLIVRGGMSDVVSEKVMAEFLDTVPHVQSVSVDRAGHMVAGDSNHAFTRAVINFLMSELANE; encoded by the coding sequence ATGCCAATTCTCCATGTTGAAACGGAACCCGGTTTTTTTATCACGGCCGAAGCATATGGCAATCCGAAGCATCGGCCCGTATTACTTTTGCACGGTGGTGGACAAACCCGGTATTCCTGGGGCGATACGGCAAAATTTCTGGCCGATGCTGGCTGGTATGCCATTGCGCCCGACGCCCGTGGGCATGGCGATAGCGACTGGTCGGCCGAAGGGCATTATACGCTCGATTATTTAGCCAGTGATTTGCGGGCCATTGTTGCTCAACTCGATCGGAAACCCGCCATTGTAGGCGCTTCGATGGGAGGCATGACCGCTCTGATTGCTGAAGGCGAACGACCCCCAGGCTCCGAGCCAATCTGCACTGCCATAGTGCTGGTAGATATTGCCCCTCGTGCCGAGCAGAAAGGTATTGAACGGATTTTTACGTTCATGAGCAAAAACCTAGATGGATTTGCCAGCCTCGACGAAGCGGCCGAAGCTGTTGCCGCTTATCTGCCCCATCGGCCCCGTCCTGCTGATCATAGCCGTCTCGAAAAAAATCTACGCTTCCGAAATGGACGTTACTATTGGCACTGGGACCCAACTATGCTGACATTGTGGCGAAACAACACCCGGCCCGACCAGCAGATCCGAACCGAAGAACGCCTATATCGGGCTGCTCAGGCCCTGACGGTTCCCACGCTCATTGTTCGGGGGGGGATGAGCGACGTCGTCAGTGAAAAAGTTATGGCCGAATTTCTGGATACTGTGCCACACGTACAAAGTGTTAGTGTTGACAGGGCAGGGCATATGGTGGCTGGCGATTCAAATCATGCTTTTACGCGGGCGGTGATAAATTTTTTAATGAGTGAATTAGCGAATGAGTGA
- a CDS encoding MFS transporter, whose amino-acid sequence MKNNPRTLTAWTYYDWANSVHSLVIVSSIFPVYFSATALNDAGGPMISFLGFPIKNSVLFSYTVSAAFLFTALLSPVCSAIADYSGRKKAFMKFFCYTGAISCSLLYFFTRETTTFAVICFWISLIGWSGSIVFYNSYLPDIATEDQFDRVSARGFSMGYIGSVLLMILNLLVILKREWFGNISEALASRIAFLTVGLWWIGFAQIPFRRLPDGIRKERKTSNYLLNGFKELRHVWTELQDRPLAKRFLIAFLVYNMGVQTVMYVATIFGSDELKLPGQSLIITILLIQLVAIPGAYSFSRLSEKLGNTYALMIAVVIWIGICACAYFVATESQFFALAGVVGLVMGGIQSLSRSTYSKLIPATTDTASYFSFYDVTEKSSIVMGTLLYGLIEQLTGSMRNSVLALLVLFVIGLLLLWRIPSQKIYGVRLGKAEVL is encoded by the coding sequence ATGAAGAACAACCCCCGAACCCTTACTGCCTGGACGTATTACGACTGGGCTAATTCTGTTCATTCGCTGGTAATTGTCTCCAGCATTTTTCCCGTATACTTTTCGGCCACAGCCCTCAATGATGCAGGTGGTCCAATGATTAGTTTTCTGGGCTTTCCGATTAAAAACTCCGTCCTGTTTTCCTATACGGTTTCGGCAGCTTTTCTATTTACGGCGCTGCTATCACCGGTATGCTCAGCTATAGCCGACTACAGTGGCCGAAAAAAAGCATTCATGAAGTTTTTTTGTTATACGGGCGCCATCAGTTGTAGTTTGCTGTACTTTTTTACGCGTGAAACAACCACCTTCGCCGTCATCTGTTTCTGGATAAGCCTCATTGGCTGGAGTGGTAGTATTGTCTTCTACAACTCGTATTTGCCCGATATTGCAACGGAAGATCAGTTCGATCGGGTCAGTGCCCGTGGCTTTTCAATGGGGTACATTGGCAGTGTGCTGCTAATGATTCTAAACCTGCTGGTCATTTTAAAGCGCGAATGGTTCGGTAATATATCCGAAGCACTAGCTTCCCGCATTGCCTTTCTGACGGTTGGCCTGTGGTGGATTGGATTTGCCCAGATCCCATTCCGTCGGCTACCCGACGGCATTCGAAAAGAACGAAAAACCAGCAATTATCTGCTCAATGGGTTTAAGGAACTTCGGCACGTGTGGACCGAACTCCAGGATCGTCCACTGGCTAAACGCTTTCTGATTGCGTTTCTGGTTTATAACATGGGCGTTCAGACAGTCATGTATGTAGCAACCATTTTTGGTAGCGATGAACTGAAATTGCCTGGGCAAAGCCTGATCATCACTATATTGTTGATCCAATTGGTGGCTATTCCGGGCGCTTATAGTTTTTCGCGGTTGTCGGAGAAACTGGGCAATACGTATGCGCTGATGATTGCCGTTGTGATCTGGATTGGTATTTGTGCCTGTGCTTATTTCGTTGCCACCGAATCGCAGTTTTTTGCGCTGGCGGGCGTAGTGGGATTGGTTATGGGAGGCATTCAGTCACTTTCCCGCTCGACTTATTCGAAACTGATTCCGGCTACGACCGACACCGCTTCCTATTTCAGCTTTTATGACGTTACCGAAAAGTCATCGATTGTGATGGGAACGCTGCTCTATGGACTGATTGAACAACTAACGGGCAGTATGCGCAATAGTGTGCTCGCCTTACTGGTACTTTTTGTGATCGGGCTACTACTCTTGTGGCGTATTCCTTCGCAAAAAATTTATGGAGTTCGTTTGGGAAAAGCAGAAGTTTTGTAA
- a CDS encoding BLUF domain-containing protein encodes MDYCIVYISSTPLSEDELIRLTQRSQTNNRALGITGVLLYFNGSVIEVLEGEQEKVNSLYEVIKRDPRHHQLIKLYDHSIPSRSFSDWFVGYKTISATEMDQFKSLIPLMEKSAPQSQNRGSVIMGLVKIFYQDNYRN; translated from the coding sequence ATGGACTACTGCATTGTTTATATCAGTTCGACCCCACTATCTGAAGATGAATTAATTCGTCTAACGCAACGAAGTCAGACAAATAATCGCGCGCTGGGCATTACGGGCGTTTTGCTCTATTTCAATGGAAGTGTGATTGAAGTACTGGAAGGCGAACAGGAGAAAGTTAACTCATTGTATGAAGTCATTAAACGAGACCCCCGGCATCATCAGCTCATAAAACTATACGACCACTCGATTCCTTCCCGTTCGTTCTCGGACTGGTTTGTAGGGTATAAAACCATTTCAGCAACCGAAATGGATCAGTTTAAAAGCCTGATTCCTCTTATGGAAAAATCGGCTCCTCAATCCCAAAACCGGGGAAGTGTGATTATGGGTCTGGTAAAAATTTTCTATCAGGATAACTATCGAAATTAA
- a CDS encoding TMEM175 family protein produces the protein MNKNRLEAFSDGVFAIVITLLVLDIHLPKTEAISDRELLAMIRSITPSILTYVFTFLVVGIFWVAHHRIFNMVREVDSFLLFGNIFYLMTVALIPFPAALLAKHPHLASSIIIYSSLLGAIGIQHLVFVDHIHRHSTLQHSIYSQKLYTQANRIGLVGPCCYATACISSLIHPYASFVFILAPLVFYIGFASKFYRKPI, from the coding sequence ATGAACAAGAACCGCCTGGAAGCGTTTTCGGATGGTGTATTCGCTATTGTAATCACCCTACTTGTATTAGATATTCACCTTCCCAAAACCGAAGCTATTTCTGACCGTGAGCTTCTGGCAATGATACGGTCAATTACGCCCAGCATACTGACCTATGTATTCACCTTTCTGGTTGTAGGTATTTTCTGGGTGGCGCACCACCGCATTTTCAATATGGTGAGGGAGGTCGACTCGTTTCTGCTTTTTGGCAATATTTTTTACTTGATGACGGTTGCCTTGATTCCGTTTCCTGCGGCCCTGCTGGCCAAACACCCTCACCTGGCCAGTTCCATCATTATCTACTCATCGTTGCTGGGTGCCATTGGTATACAGCATCTTGTTTTTGTTGATCATATCCACCGGCACTCAACGCTCCAGCATTCCATTTATTCGCAAAAACTGTACACTCAGGCCAACCGAATCGGCCTGGTTGGGCCCTGCTGTTATGCAACGGCTTGCATAAGCAGCCTCATACATCCCTATGCCAGTTTTGTTTTTATTCTCGCCCCACTGGTATTTTACATTGGGTTTGCGTCAAAATTTTATCGGAAGCCTATATGA